The genomic stretch CAGGTCCCAGTGAGGCGGCATCAATAGTTTCACTCCACCAAAGGCCACCTCCACGCTCAGTACAGCATTTTCAGACAAATCCGCTTGGGTAAGATCGATCTCCGTCCCGCCAAAGATGGCAGACACCTTACCGCCCTTAAAATTCTTGGAAAGTATTCTCTTTTGTATACCGCAAAAAAGCGCCTGTGAATTCACCATATCAGATTGCTCGGAAGTAAATGCCCCCGAACCTCCGAAGGATTCCTCACTGGACATATAAGATGCACCTTTTCCTGCCCCCCCACCTGAGTGAATTTTCTGCTCTCCCCCGGTCCAGTTCCCAAAGTCACTGAAGACCTTCCTGTTTTTGGTGGCCAATAAAAACAACCCCAGTAAAATCAAGCCAGCGGGAACGAGGTATCTCTCTATATTTAATGGAATGTTGAGCTCATTCTTAAGGAGAAAAAAGCCTCCAAAAAGGATCATAAAAAAACCAAAGCCGCTCTGGAAATTGTGTTTGGACAAAGTGATCAGCCCGATCGCTACAAAGATCATGGGCCAGCTAAATATCCAACCGGGAACGATCACTCCCAATTGTTTCACCAATAGGAACAGTCCAACGACAAGCACGATCAGTCCAGTGGTCGTTCTTCCTCCATCTCCACGTCCAAATGTCTTTTTCATAGTCATAGTAAATTAGTTCATAATTCAATAATGCACTAAAACTACTTTAACTTATAAAAACATTAGACACCTTTTAGGCAATAAGTGACAAAAACTCGGTAAACGGATGAATTTTGAAGGTAAACAAATTCACGGATATTCCACAGGCCCACTATAACTGCCCTAACACCAAGTTTACTACCTGGTCTCTTTCAAGAATTTCTTTGGAGTAAAAATTGGGCGTACTCCATGTCTTCAGGAGTAGTGATCTTAATATTTTCAGAATTCCCTGCAATGAGGTGAACTTGCCATCCCTGATGCTCATAAACGGTTGCATCATCGGTAAAATGATGCAATTCGGTCACATCAAAGGCCTGCTTGATCATCTTCAGGTCAAAGGTCTGAGGAGTCTGCACCAGCCTAAAGTATTGCCTTTCCTGATAAAAAGACTTGTTCTCATCGGTAAGTTTACGGATAGAATCCTTGAGGGGAACGACAGCTATGGCGCTACCATGCAGTTGTGCTTTTTCAAAGCTCAAGGCCACCACCTCAGGTGATACGAAGGGACGGACACCATCATGGATGGCCACAAGCCCTTCCTCCCATTGCAGGCTGTCCAGCCCATTCTTCACGGACTGGAATCGAGATTTTCCGCCTGCTACTACTTCATGGGAAACCCCGAAACCAAACTTATGGCACAATTCGTCCCAAAGAGGAAAATCCGTTGCCGGTATCACCAGAACAATTTTTATGGACGGATCCAATTGGTAAAAAACTTCCAAGGTGTGCATCAAGACGGGCTTGCCACCTATTTCCAAATACTGCTTTGGTATGGGCGACCCCATACGTGTCCCTCTTCCTCCCGCTACAATAATCGCTGCTTTATTCATAAAACTCGTTTAGCTTTCGCCCGCAAAAGTAGTTGATTCTTTAAAAAACCGTGTTTACGAAGTGTTATCCTTTGGTAAAGGTTATATCAATAAAAAAGGCGCCTTATAGCGCCTTTCATTTTTTTACAATATCAACATGGCGTCTCCATAGGAGAAGAACCTATATTTTTCTTTTACTGCTTCCTTATATGCCTTCATGATCAGATCATAACCTCCAAATGCTGCGGTGGTCATCAGTAAAGTAGACTCCGGTAAATGGAAATTAGTGATCAATGCGTTGGCAATTTTAAATTCATATGGAGGAATGATGAACTTATCCGTCCAGCCGCTCGAAGACTTGAGCTTATTGCTGGCGGTCACGGAAGACTCCACC from Echinicola soli encodes the following:
- a CDS encoding LiaF transmembrane domain-containing protein, which codes for MKKTFGRGDGGRTTTGLIVLVVGLFLLVKQLGVIVPGWIFSWPMIFVAIGLITLSKHNFQSGFGFFMILFGGFFLLKNELNIPLNIERYLVPAGLILLGLFLLATKNRKVFSDFGNWTGGEQKIHSGGGAGKGASYMSSEESFGGSGAFTSEQSDMVNSQALFCGIQKRILSKNFKGGKVSAIFGGTEIDLTQADLSENAVLSVEVAFGGVKLLMPPHWDLKMGVTNIFAGVEDKRMYPQSTGESNKVLTITGTVLFGGLEIKSY
- a CDS encoding 2-C-methyl-D-erythritol 4-phosphate cytidylyltransferase, with amino-acid sequence MNKAAIIVAGGRGTRMGSPIPKQYLEIGGKPVLMHTLEVFYQLDPSIKIVLVIPATDFPLWDELCHKFGFGVSHEVVAGGKSRFQSVKNGLDSLQWEEGLVAIHDGVRPFVSPEVVALSFEKAQLHGSAIAVVPLKDSIRKLTDENKSFYQERQYFRLVQTPQTFDLKMIKQAFDVTELHHFTDDATVYEHQGWQVHLIAGNSENIKITTPEDMEYAQFLLQRNS